The nucleotide window CAACGACTGCAACGTGCGGGTGTTGATAACCCAAACCAAGCATTTGTCATTATTGCAAGTGCTGCGCGATAAGCTGCCTCATTTGTCCACCGTTGTTTTGTTGGATGAAAATGAATATGAAAGCGAGGCCTGGCCCTGGCAGATGATCGATGCGCAACACGTCAAACAGCAACCGGATTCGGCATTAAACTTGTCCATGATCGATTTGAATCTGGCCTCGATCATTTATACTTCCGGCAGCACTGGCGATCCGCGCGGCGCGGTGCTGAGCCATTTGAATATAGTTGCCAACACGCGCAGCATCGTGAGCTATCTCGGCTTGACTTCGCAAGATCGCATTATGGTCGTATTGCCGTTTCCGTATGTTTACGGCAAGTCGCTGCTCAATACGCACTTTGCCGTGGGCGGCACGGTGATCATCGACAACCGCTTTGTTTTTCCGAACGTGGTTTTGAAAACGATGCAAGAGAAGGGCGCGACCGGATTCTCCGGCGTGCCTTCGACGTATGCAATTTTGCTCGAAAAATCCGCCGTCCGTAAAATGGAATTTCCGGCGCTGCGTTATCTCACCCAGGCCGGCGGCGCCATGGCGCCGACGCTGATTCGCGAAGTTATGGAAGTTTTTCACGGCAAGAAAATTTTTATTATGTACGGTGCCACCGAAGCCTCGGCGCGGCTTTCTTATTTGCCACCGGAAGATTTGCCCCGCAAAGTTGGCAGCATTGGCAAAGCAATTCCGAACGTCGAGCTGCGTCTGATCAAAGAAGATGGGGAGGAGGCTCGCCCCGGCGAAGTCGGCGAGATTGTGGCGCGCGGGGCCAACATCATGCAGGGTTATTGGAATCAGCCCGAAGAGACAGCCGCGGTGCTCACGAACGACGGCTTTCACACCGGCGATCTTGGCCGCCAGGATGATGAAGGCTTTTTCTACGTCGTCGGCCGCAAGCGCGACATGATCAAATCCGGCGGCAACCGCGTCAGCGCCAAAGAGATCGAAGAGATCATTCTCGAGCATCCCGACATTCTCGAAACCGCGGTGATCGGCATTCCCGATCAATTTATCGGCGAAGCCATCTGCGCCTATGTCGTGCCGAAGAACGGCGTGCCCGTGCCGCCGGAGGCGTTGATCGATCATTGCAAAGAACGGTTGCCGGATTACAAAGTTCCACGCTCTGTTATTGTACGTGAGAGTTTGCCGAAGAATGCTTCGGGGAAGATTATGAAAGAAGAACTGCGTCAAGAGCGAACGCAAACAGCAAATTGACCGGATCCTGAGCCGCCTTCAGGCAGCTTTACCTTTTAGCGGCGGAATTTATACCGCATGGAATAATATGAAAATAAAAATCGCCAACGTCGTCGGCGCGCGGCCGAATTTCATGAAAATCGCGCCGCTGGTTGATGAGATGAGAAAATACGAAGAAATCGATGCGATTTTGGTGCACACCGGCCAGCATTACGATCAGACGATGTCAAAATTGTTTTTCGATGATCTCGGGCTGCCGAAACCGGATATTTATCTCGGCGTCGGCTCCGGCGGCCACGGCGCGCAGACCGGCAAGATCATGATTGAATTCGAGCGCGTGCTGCAAGAGAGCAAACCGGACGTCGTCGTTGTGGTCGGCGACGTCAACTCGACGATTGCCTGCGGGTTGGTCGCCGTTAAAATGGGGATCCGCTTGGCGCATGTCGAAGCCGGTCTGCGCTCGTATGACCGCACCATGCCGGAGGAAATCAACCGTGTGCTCACTGATCAAATTTCGGATTATCTTTTCATCACCGAGCGCCAGGCGTTCCGCAATTTGCAGCGCGAGGGCATCGATCAGGAAAAAATTTTTTTCACCGGCAATGTGATGATCGACTCGCTGTTGAAGCATCGTGAGCGCGCCGAACAGTCGCCGATCATGCAAGCACTCGACGTGACGCCGAAGCGCTACGGGTTGGTGACGTTGCACCGACCCAGCAACGTGGACCGGCACGAGAATTTGGCCAAAATTCTCGAAGCGTTGATCACGGTGCAACAGCAATTGCCGCTGATTTTTCCGGTGCATCCGCGCACGCGCAAAATGCTGCAAGCTTTCGGTTTGGAAGAAAAAATTCAAGCCGCCGCCAATCTCAAGCTCACCGCCCCGCTCGGCTATCTCGATTTTCTCAAATTGATGGCGCATGCGAAATTCGTTTTGACTGACAGCGGCGGCATTCAGGAGGAAACCACTGTGCTGGGGGTGCCTTGCATCACGCTGCGTGAAAACACCGAGCGTCCGATCACTGTGGAAGCCGGCACGAATATCGTGATCGGCAATTCCGCCAGCCGGATTGTCGAAGAAAGCAATCGCATTCTCGCCGGCCACGGCAAAAAAGGCGGGCTGCCGGAATTGTGGGACGGCCACGCCG belongs to candidate division KSB1 bacterium and includes:
- a CDS encoding acyl--CoA ligase, yielding MQQYSNRNVMTPYLIHHFLEKPAQEQPERWACLHGEEAVTYGEMERRANRVAHTLRELGVQRGDRVALLIENSSAYIAAYYGILKCGAVTVAMYTTTTAQSLGFMLNDCNVRVLITQTKHLSLLQVLRDKLPHLSTVVLLDENEYESEAWPWQMIDAQHVKQQPDSALNLSMIDLNLASIIYTSGSTGDPRGAVLSHLNIVANTRSIVSYLGLTSQDRIMVVLPFPYVYGKSLLNTHFAVGGTVIIDNRFVFPNVVLKTMQEKGATGFSGVPSTYAILLEKSAVRKMEFPALRYLTQAGGAMAPTLIREVMEVFHGKKIFIMYGATEASARLSYLPPEDLPRKVGSIGKAIPNVELRLIKEDGEEARPGEVGEIVARGANIMQGYWNQPEETAAVLTNDGFHTGDLGRQDDEGFFYVVGRKRDMIKSGGNRVSAKEIEEIILEHPDILETAVIGIPDQFIGEAICAYVVPKNGVPVPPEALIDHCKERLPDYKVPRSVIVRESLPKNASGKIMKEELRQERTQTAN
- the wecB gene encoding UDP-N-acetylglucosamine 2-epimerase (non-hydrolyzing), yielding MKIKIANVVGARPNFMKIAPLVDEMRKYEEIDAILVHTGQHYDQTMSKLFFDDLGLPKPDIYLGVGSGGHGAQTGKIMIEFERVLQESKPDVVVVVGDVNSTIACGLVAVKMGIRLAHVEAGLRSYDRTMPEEINRVLTDQISDYLFITERQAFRNLQREGIDQEKIFFTGNVMIDSLLKHRERAEQSPIMQALDVTPKRYGLVTLHRPSNVDRHENLAKILEALITVQQQLPLIFPVHPRTRKMLQAFGLEEKIQAAANLKLTAPLGYLDFLKLMAHAKFVLTDSGGIQEETTVLGVPCITLRENTERPITVEAGTNIVIGNSASRIVEESNRILAGHGKKGGLPELWDGHAAERIVRILLEKESLKSK